In Streptomyces sp. NBC_01439, the following are encoded in one genomic region:
- a CDS encoding DUF6084 family protein yields MTEFAFTCTGVRADAYAAGPTLVFRLRITAAGGARVHAIALRCQIRIEPARRGYGPAEAEGLADLFGERSRWGNTLQPLQFAQVSVMVPSFTGETETDLVVPCTYDMDIAATRYFEALTDGEVPLLMLFSGTAFTGDAGFRVEPVPWDREAAYRMPVAVWREMIEQHFPGCGWLRLPRDTMDELLAFRSRHALASWEATVRALLDAAAPPQPPGPVRLGALLPRLTERAAP; encoded by the coding sequence ATGACGGAATTCGCCTTCACCTGTACCGGGGTGCGCGCCGACGCGTACGCCGCCGGTCCCACCCTCGTCTTCCGGCTGCGGATCACCGCGGCCGGGGGCGCCCGGGTGCACGCCATCGCCCTGCGCTGCCAGATCCGCATCGAACCGGCCCGGCGCGGCTACGGCCCCGCCGAGGCGGAAGGGCTCGCGGACCTGTTCGGCGAACGCTCCCGGTGGGGCAACACCCTCCAGCCCCTGCAGTTCGCGCAGGTCTCCGTCATGGTGCCGAGCTTCACCGGGGAGACCGAGACCGATCTGGTCGTGCCCTGCACCTACGACATGGACATCGCCGCCACCCGGTACTTCGAAGCCCTGACGGACGGCGAGGTACCGCTGCTGATGCTGTTCTCCGGCACCGCCTTCACCGGTGACGCCGGCTTCCGCGTCGAGCCGGTGCCCTGGGACCGCGAAGCCGCGTACCGGATGCCCGTGGCCGTGTGGCGCGAAATGATCGAACAGCACTTCCCCGGCTGCGGCTGGCTGCGGCTGCCCCGCGACACCATGGACGAGCTGCTCGCCTTCCGCTCCCGCCACGCCCTCGCCTCGTGGGAGGCGACCGTACGGGCCCTGCTCGACGCGGCCGCCCCGCCGCAACCGCCCGGGCCCGTCCGGCTGGGCGCCCTTCTGCCGCGCCTCACCGAGAGGGCGGCCCCGTGA
- a CDS encoding DUF5947 family protein, with the protein MSGPGLLHDGPRAPRGLRRFAGPRPPRPETCELCGVAVSPDGHRHLVQTEQRALICACTACALLFDRPGAGTGRLRAVPDRYLTDPDHRLDDGAWELLQIPVGVAFFFRNAALDRLVALYPSPAGATESELDPETWQTVLGSGRLAALLEPDVEALLLRRTQDRTDCYLVPIDICYELVGRMRLLWQGFDGGAEARAALKTFFEQVERRARALPRTADEDEGEDGIR; encoded by the coding sequence GTGAGCGGGCCCGGTCTCCTCCACGACGGCCCGCGCGCCCCGCGCGGGCTGCGCCGGTTCGCGGGCCCGCGCCCGCCCCGGCCCGAGACCTGCGAACTGTGCGGGGTCGCCGTGTCCCCGGACGGCCACCGCCACCTGGTGCAGACCGAACAGCGCGCGCTGATCTGCGCGTGCACCGCCTGCGCCCTGCTGTTCGACCGGCCCGGAGCGGGCACCGGACGCCTACGGGCCGTACCGGACCGCTACCTCACCGACCCCGACCACCGGCTCGACGACGGCGCGTGGGAACTCCTCCAGATCCCGGTCGGCGTCGCGTTCTTCTTCCGCAACGCCGCCCTCGACCGGCTGGTCGCCCTCTACCCGAGTCCGGCCGGGGCCACCGAGAGCGAACTCGACCCCGAGACCTGGCAGACCGTGCTCGGCAGCGGCCGGCTGGCCGCGCTCCTCGAACCCGACGTCGAGGCGCTGCTGCTGCGCCGCACGCAGGACCGCACCGACTGCTACCTGGTGCCGATCGACATCTGCTACGAGCTGGTGGGGCGGATGCGGCTGCTGTGGCAGGGCTTCGACGGCGGGGCGGAGGCCCGGGCCGCCCTGAAGACCTTCTTCGAGCAGGTCGAACGACGGGCCAGGGCCCTGCCCCGGACGGCGGACGAGGACGAGGGCGAGGACGGGATCCGATGA